The sequence GGAGAAGAGATCAATTCAAATCCAAATGGTTCATTGGAAAACATTGCTGGCATTTGTAATCTAAATGGCAATATTGTTGGACTTATGCCCCATCCAGAGAGAGCTTCAGAACCTTCAATTAATCCTTACGGAAGTGATGACGGTTTATTGGTTTTTGAATCTATGTTAAATTATATCAACCATTAATGGGGTGTACCTTCTGTTAAGTCCTACTAACATTAACATAAATCTCTCAAAAGAAGAGCTTAATCAAGCTGAGAAGATGTTAGGAAGGAAACCCAACTCAGTTGAATTGGGTATGATAGATGTTATGTGGTCAGAGCATTGTTCTTACAAAAGTAGCAAGCTTGTTTTGAAAAAGCTTCCGACAAAGGGTAAGAGGGTCATAGTGGGACCCGGTTATGATTCGGGCATAGTAGATCTTGGAGATAGTGATGTTGCTGCATTCAAGATAGAGAGCCATAATCATCCATCTGCGATCGAACCTTATAACGGAGCGGCAACAGGTATAGGTGGAATAATAAGAGATATACTATGTACAAATTGTAGGCCCATTGGTCTACTTGATTCATTAAGGTTCGGTGAGTTGAAGAAGGGGCACAACAGATGGTTATTTCTGAATGTTGTTAGAGGAATAGCTGATTATGGTAATTGTTGCGGCATACCTACCGTAGCTGGAGAGATAGAATTTGATGAAAGCTTTGAGAGTAACTGCTTAGTTAATGTGGCATGTGTAGGG is a genomic window of Candidatus Bathyarchaeota archaeon containing:
- a CDS encoding phosphoribosylformylglycinamidine synthase subunit PurQ, whose amino-acid sequence is GEEINSNPNGSLENIAGICNLNGNIVGLMPHPERASEPSINPYGSDDGLLVFESMLNYINH